Proteins encoded by one window of Chondromyces crocatus:
- a CDS encoding alpha-amylase family glycosyl hydrolase, whose amino-acid sequence MTRSTITLALLAALVGGCGSDDPITSDLDEVGSSEEALSSSSRPGMGAIPYNGGTMFRVWAPGAQRVWVAGEWNGWSTTAHELGNEFNGNFSGDISGANRWQKYQYVIQTAWGDKIWKSDPRATRVERSNGASIIHDSGHYQWSDGGYQIPPWNEMVIYEMHVGTFHDSPGGGPGHWHSAIAKLPHLQNLGVNVIELLPVSEFPGDFSWGYNPSFPYAPETAYGTPDDMKAFVNEAHRRGISVILDVVHNHYGPSDLPMWCFTGDCLGNGGHYFYTDWRANTPWGDTRPDYGRNEVRDYIKDSIHWWLNEYHLDGIRFDATKYIRTTNGSTALPPGFSLLQYVNNSIDGTQPWKISIAEDFGGGDSITKPTSQGGAGFDAQWDGSFVHPIRDAVIAQTDAGRDMNAVKNAITHGFNGQAFQRVIYTESHDEVANGKTRVPEAIWPGNAGGWHAKKRSTLGAALVMTAPGIPMIFQGQEVLEDGWWADSDPVDWNKAGYFPGIVTMYRDMIRLRRNWFNNTRGLQGGGVNVHHVNNSGKVIGFHRWKNGGAGDDVVVVANFSGTTYHNYNLGMPRWGMWRVRFNSDWNGYSPDFANTTTVDTDANGAPRDGMGQSANVTIGAYSVVILSQ is encoded by the coding sequence ATGACCCGAAGTACCATCACGTTGGCCCTGCTCGCCGCGCTCGTGGGCGGCTGTGGCAGCGACGATCCGATCACGAGCGACCTCGACGAAGTGGGGTCGAGCGAGGAAGCGCTCAGCTCCTCGTCACGTCCTGGCATGGGGGCGATCCCCTACAACGGCGGGACGATGTTCCGCGTCTGGGCTCCGGGCGCGCAGCGCGTGTGGGTCGCCGGGGAGTGGAACGGCTGGAGCACGACGGCCCACGAGCTGGGCAACGAGTTCAACGGGAACTTCTCGGGCGACATCTCGGGGGCGAACCGCTGGCAGAAGTACCAGTACGTCATCCAGACGGCCTGGGGTGACAAGATCTGGAAGTCGGATCCGCGCGCGACGCGGGTGGAGCGCTCGAACGGCGCGAGCATCATCCACGATTCCGGTCACTACCAGTGGTCGGACGGGGGCTACCAGATCCCGCCGTGGAACGAGATGGTCATCTACGAGATGCACGTGGGCACGTTCCACGACTCTCCTGGAGGCGGCCCCGGGCACTGGCACAGCGCCATCGCGAAGCTGCCGCACTTGCAGAACCTTGGCGTGAACGTGATCGAGTTGCTGCCGGTCAGCGAGTTCCCCGGGGACTTCAGCTGGGGCTACAACCCGTCGTTCCCGTACGCGCCAGAGACAGCCTACGGGACGCCGGACGACATGAAGGCGTTCGTGAACGAGGCGCACCGGCGCGGGATCTCGGTGATCCTCGACGTGGTCCACAACCACTACGGGCCGAGCGATCTGCCGATGTGGTGCTTCACGGGCGACTGTCTCGGGAACGGGGGGCACTACTTCTACACAGACTGGCGCGCGAACACGCCCTGGGGCGATACCCGCCCCGACTACGGGCGCAACGAGGTGCGCGACTACATCAAGGACAGCATTCACTGGTGGCTGAACGAGTACCACCTCGACGGGATCCGCTTCGATGCCACGAAGTACATCCGGACGACGAACGGGTCGACCGCGCTGCCGCCCGGGTTCAGCCTGCTGCAGTACGTGAACAACTCGATCGATGGGACGCAGCCCTGGAAGATCTCGATCGCCGAGGACTTCGGTGGCGGCGACAGCATCACGAAGCCGACGTCGCAAGGGGGTGCCGGCTTCGATGCGCAGTGGGATGGGTCGTTCGTCCACCCGATCCGGGACGCGGTCATCGCGCAGACCGACGCCGGGCGTGACATGAACGCGGTGAAGAACGCGATCACGCACGGGTTCAACGGGCAGGCGTTCCAGCGGGTGATCTACACGGAGAGCCACGACGAGGTGGCGAACGGCAAGACGCGTGTGCCCGAGGCCATCTGGCCAGGGAACGCGGGCGGCTGGCACGCGAAGAAGCGGTCGACGCTGGGCGCGGCGCTGGTGATGACGGCGCCGGGCATCCCGATGATCTTCCAGGGGCAAGAGGTGCTCGAGGACGGCTGGTGGGCCGACTCCGATCCGGTGGACTGGAACAAGGCGGGCTATTTCCCGGGCATCGTGACGATGTACCGCGACATGATCCGGCTGCGCCGCAACTGGTTCAACAACACGCGCGGTCTCCAGGGGGGCGGCGTGAACGTGCACCACGTGAACAACAGCGGGAAGGTGATTGGCTTCCACCGCTGGAAGAACGGCGGGGCGGGCGACGACGTGGTGGTGGTCGCGAACTTCAGCGGGACGACCTACCACAACTACAACCTCGGCATGCCGCGCTGGGGGATGTGGCGGGTGCGGTTCAACAGCGACTGGAACGGGTACTCGCCCGACTTCGCGAACACGACGACGGTCGACACGGACGCCAACGGGGCGCCGCGCGACGGGATGGGTCAGAGCGCGAACGTGACGATCGGGGCGTACTCGGTGGTCATTCTCTCGCAGTAG
- a CDS encoding pyridoxal phosphate-dependent aminotransferase has translation MVHFAARTGWDLTENHLTQVLAEARATGKPLTDLTESNPTRCGLADATPLVALLGDPAGARYEPSALGHPSARAAVAGYYEARGIPIDPARVVLSASTSEAYGWLFKLLAERGDEVLIPAPSYPLFEFLACLEDITLTPYPLVREEGYRVDLDALERAAGPKARAIILVHPNNPTGTFVRREEADALTRFAAERGLALIVDEVFGDYAHGPLPPDRLPSFAGRDGALTFVLSGLSKVVAMPQLKLGWVAVSGPDALAREAMQRLEVIADTYLSVATPVQLALPRILAARGPVQRAILERVRQNLAVLDAALAAAGGATRRLPVDGGWYAVLQVPRWHDEDGWVELLVRDEGLIVHPGYFFDMPRDGFLVVSLLPEATPFADAAHRLAARLSR, from the coding sequence ATGGTCCACTTCGCCGCCCGAACAGGCTGGGATCTCACCGAGAATCACCTCACGCAGGTGCTCGCGGAGGCGCGCGCGACGGGCAAGCCCCTGACCGATCTCACCGAGTCGAACCCGACCCGCTGCGGCCTCGCCGACGCGACCCCTCTCGTGGCGCTGCTCGGCGACCCAGCGGGAGCCCGGTACGAACCCTCGGCCCTCGGGCACCCGTCCGCTCGCGCCGCGGTGGCCGGCTACTACGAAGCCCGCGGCATCCCCATCGACCCCGCCCGCGTGGTGCTCTCCGCCAGCACCAGCGAAGCGTATGGCTGGCTGTTCAAGCTCCTCGCCGAGCGCGGCGACGAGGTACTCATCCCCGCGCCCTCGTACCCCCTCTTCGAGTTCCTCGCCTGCCTCGAAGACATCACCCTCACCCCGTACCCCCTCGTGCGCGAAGAGGGCTACCGCGTGGATCTCGACGCGCTCGAGCGCGCCGCCGGCCCGAAGGCCCGCGCCATCATCCTCGTCCATCCCAACAACCCCACCGGCACCTTCGTGCGCCGAGAGGAGGCCGACGCCCTCACGCGCTTCGCCGCCGAGCGTGGCCTCGCCCTGATCGTCGACGAGGTCTTCGGTGACTACGCGCACGGCCCCCTCCCTCCGGACCGCCTTCCGAGCTTCGCGGGCCGCGATGGCGCGCTCACCTTCGTGCTCAGCGGCCTGTCCAAGGTCGTGGCCATGCCGCAGCTCAAGCTCGGCTGGGTTGCCGTCTCGGGCCCGGATGCCCTCGCCCGCGAGGCCATGCAGCGCCTCGAGGTCATCGCCGATACCTACCTCTCCGTCGCCACCCCGGTGCAGCTCGCGCTTCCCCGCATCCTCGCGGCCCGTGGCCCCGTCCAGCGAGCCATCCTCGAGCGCGTACGGCAGAACCTCGCCGTGCTCGACGCGGCCCTCGCGGCTGCGGGCGGCGCGACGCGGCGCCTCCCGGTCGACGGCGGCTGGTACGCCGTCCTCCAGGTCCCCCGCTGGCATGACGAGGACGGCTGGGTCGAGCTCCTGGTCCGCGACGAAGGCCTGATCGTGCATCCAGGCTACTTCTTCGACATGCCCCGGGACGGCTTCCTCGTCGTGAGCCTCCTGCCCGAGGCGACCCCCTTCGCCGACGCGGCCCATCGACTCGCGGCGCGGCTGTCCCGCTGA
- a CDS encoding MoaD/ThiS family protein, with translation MVVIELYGVARLRAGHDHVEVEASSLGEAIQALGARCPALSPHVVEGPRLSPSYLVAVNGRHLTADPDTPLAEGDVVVLLSADAGG, from the coding sequence GTGGTGGTGATCGAGCTGTACGGCGTGGCCCGGCTGCGCGCGGGACACGACCACGTCGAGGTGGAGGCCAGCTCGCTGGGAGAGGCGATCCAGGCGCTCGGTGCACGCTGTCCGGCGCTCTCACCGCACGTGGTGGAGGGGCCGCGTCTGTCTCCGAGCTACCTGGTGGCGGTCAACGGGCGGCACCTGACAGCCGATCCCGACACGCCGCTCGCCGAGGGCGATGTGGTCGTCCTGCTGTCCGCCGATGCAGGTGGGTAG